GGACCGGGTTGTCGTCGCCGTGCGCCTCCACGGGCACGGGGAAGGCCAGCTCGATGTCCCGGGAGGGGACCAGGATGCGGACGTCGATCGACTCGGGGTGGATACGGCCCTCGTGGATCAGGCGGAGCGGCTCGCCGATGGCGATCATCAGGGTCTCCGCGGTGTGGCAGACGACGTCGACGCGGACGCGGCGGGCCGAGAACGCCTCGGTGAGCCGCGGTGCCAGGCCCACCATGGTCGGCTGGGGCTCGCCGCGGGCCGGGGCGGGCGCGGCGATCCGCGGCGGGCTGCCCTTGCTGACGTTGGTGAGGAGACCGTCCTCCTGGAGTGCCCGCAGGGCTTGGCGGACGGCACCGCGTTCCACGCCGAACTCCTCGGCCAGTTCGGCCTGGGTGGGCAGGCGGTCCCCCGGCTTGAGGTCTCCGGCGCGGATGCGGTCCCGCAGGATGCCGGCGATCTCCTGGGGCGAGAGCCTGCTGCTGCCGTTCACTGCCACGTTCTCCGCCACATTCTCCTGGGTCACGACCAAACGCTACAACTCTGATCCATCTGACGGGAGTTGTTTGAAAGTTGTTTATAACTAGGGGCCAAGTGGGGACAACTTAATCAGAGTTGGTTGCCAACTTACCCGAGTTGGCGGAAGTTTTGCCTCCGAACTTCCGAAGGGGGAAGACCAATGCCCGCCCTCGCTCTCCTCTCCGCCGCCTTCGTCGTCGCCTTCGAGCAGCTCGTCCAGTGGAAGTACGGCCCGGCAGGAATCGTCGGCCTGATCCTTCTCACCGTAGGCATCAAGGCCAAGAGCCCGGCCGTCAGCTCCGCCGGAGCGGTCGTGCTCGCGCTGCTGATGACCGGCCCTGCCCGATAAGTCAGCTGGTGAGCACCAGTTCCGAACTGATCGTCTCCCACAGCGCGTTGAACCACAGGTGCGACTGCTCGACGAACGTCGTGTCGCGCAGGCCGGGGCCCTGCTGGAAGGAGAACAGCATCGACTGGGTGCCCTGGGCGTCGTACATCTCCAGGTGCTCGTGGTCGATCTCGGCCTCCCGGCGCATCAGCGTGTAGTACGCGAACAGCGCCTCCGCGTTGTTGAGCAGGTACAGCTTCACCGGCGGGGTGAAGGGCAGCGCCCGGAACGTGACGTGCACGTCGATGCCGTGCGTGGAGCGCAGGGCCAGCAGGTTGTGCCGGAGGACCTGCCCCTGGGCGTTGCGCATCGCCAGCCACCGGTCGTGCACCCAGTCGTCGCCGCGCCCCTCGACCGGCACCGGGAAGGCGAGGTCGATGTCCCGGCTCGGCAGCAGGACCCGGACGTCGACCTTGGCCGGTTTCAGCCGTCCGGCGTGGATCTGCCGCAGCGGCTCACCGATGGCGAGCGTGAGGGAGATGGAGGTCAGGCACACGGCGTCTATCTCGACGTGCTCCGCCGCGAAGGCCGCCGCGATCCGGGGCGCGAGGGCCACCGTGGTGGGCAGGGGCGGAGCTTCCGGGCCGGTCAGCGCCCTGGCGAGGTCGGGGGCGACGGTCGCCGGGCTGCCCTTGGACACGTTGGTGAGCAACCGCTCCGACTGGAGGATGCGCAGGGCCTGGCGTACGGCACCGCGCTCGACGCCGAACTCGTGGGCCAGCTGGGCCTGGGTGGGCATGCGCTCACCGGGCCGCAGCGCTCCCGACCTGATCCGGGCGCGCAGTTCGTCGGCCACCTCGTGATGTGTTCTCTGTGGCCGTTGCGACCTCTTCCGTCCATTGACGGAGGCGTGTTCCGGGTCCACAACCAAACAGTACAACTTCCCGCCATCTTTCGGCAGTTCACCACTAGGTGGTTATGAGCCGCTTCCAAGCGGAGATAAGTACAGTGAAGTTGGTCACCAACTTCAGCGACATGGTCAGACCTTCAGAGGGTTGGCCATCCGCCGTGGGGCTCCCTTCCGGAGGGGAGCCGGGAGCCCCGGC
The genomic region above belongs to Streptomyces coeruleorubidus and contains:
- a CDS encoding winged helix-turn-helix domain-containing protein codes for the protein MVVTQENVAENVAVNGSSRLSPQEIAGILRDRIRAGDLKPGDRLPTQAELAEEFGVERGAVRQALRALQEDGLLTNVSKGSPPRIAAPAPARGEPQPTMVGLAPRLTEAFSARRVRVDVVCHTAETLMIAIGEPLRLIHEGRIHPESIDVRILVPSRDIELAFPVPVEAHGDDNPVHQRWLAMRNAQGQVLQHNLLALRSTHGIDVHVTFRALPFTPPVKLYLLNQEEALIGYYMLTRRAEEWGSQTLDMYDVLGSQSLLFSFVTRAGLRDAAFVQESQKWFDALWETITSDLTLS
- a CDS encoding winged helix-turn-helix domain-containing protein; protein product: MVVDPEHASVNGRKRSQRPQRTHHEVADELRARIRSGALRPGERMPTQAQLAHEFGVERGAVRQALRILQSERLLTNVSKGSPATVAPDLARALTGPEAPPLPTTVALAPRIAAAFAAEHVEIDAVCLTSISLTLAIGEPLRQIHAGRLKPAKVDVRVLLPSRDIDLAFPVPVEGRGDDWVHDRWLAMRNAQGQVLRHNLLALRSTHGIDVHVTFRALPFTPPVKLYLLNNAEALFAYYTLMRREAEIDHEHLEMYDAQGTQSMLFSFQQGPGLRDTTFVEQSHLWFNALWETISSELVLTS